Below is a window of Deltaproteobacteria bacterium DNA.
GGGGTCTCCTGGCGCGCGGCGCGCAAACACGCCGAGGCACGCTCAGCACGCTCAGCACGCTCACCGAAACGTGAACGACAGCTGCCCCGGCGGTCCTCGCGGCGACGCGCGCGCCTCGTGTGCGCTCTCCGGCTCGCCTCGCCTCCGTCGCTCCTCTCGCGCGATGCGGCGCGTCGCCTCCGGCTCCGTCGCGATCTCCACGACGCGCAGGCACCCTGCACAATGCACGCACACGAGCACCTCCGCCGGCCGAGCCCTCGACAACCAGGTGCGGTTGCAGCCCGGGGTCGCTTCGGCGTTCGTTCGCGTCGGCACGGTGCTGCGGGCGTTCGTTGAGCAGCACTGGGCCGCCAAGGTCGCCAAGCTGAACGGGTCGCAGCAGGTCGACATGCGCGAGTTCCTGTTCGGTGCCGAGCGCGAGGACCTCGGGCCCGTGCGGCCGGGACTCGTCGAACTCCAGCACGGCGCTTGCTTCTACTGCGGCGGCGCGCTGCGGAAGGCCGAGGTTCACGTCGACCACTTCCTGCCATGGGCGCGCTACCCCAACAACAGCCTGTACAACCTGGTGGCCGCCGATGCGCGCTGCAACGGCGACAAGCGTGCGCTGCTCGCGGCGGTTGGGCACGTTGATCGCTGGCGTGGGCGCATGACCGAGCAAGGGGAAGCGCTGACCCACCTGGCCGGCCAGGCGCACTGGGCGCTGGGGGACGAGCGCGTGTTGGGAGCGGCGCGGTCACTGTATCTCGGACTGCCGGCGGCATCGCGCCTGTGGCTCGGTCCCGGCCGGCGTGAACCGGTTGCACACGAGCCATTGCGCGCGGCATTGCGGTAGCGACGCAGCCGGTCGCGTCGTCCGATCCGGCGCCAGGAATCCCAACCATCTCGTCGCGGCGTCAGGTCGCGGCAATCGGACCCTGCACCACCTCCACCGGCTTGCCGGCTCTGCGGAAGCGGCACACGACGTCGTTCGTCCCCTTCGAGGCGATGAGCGGCTTGTCGACGAACGCGATCGCGGCATCGGCCAGGCGCACAACCTCGGCGTTGCGGATCGGGCCCGCCGCCGCGCCGTAGCGACGCCAGTCGGCCCGCACCACGGTGACCGGCAGGGCCAGGTCGCGCGCCACCTCCTCGGCCAGCGCGTCGGCCCCCGCGGCACCGCCGGTCACGATTTCGCGCACCGGGTTGCGTTCGACGAAGTGCGCCACCGTCTGCGCCATCAGGGCGCGGTCCGTGAACGTGCGGGAGCCGACGAGCGCCAACTTCATGCCCGCCATGGTCCAGCGCTTCGGGGCCGATGGCAAACGACACGGTTTGTCGCGGCGGAAGTGCTTCAGGATCGTGGCGCGCTTCGCCAGGGTGTTCGGCGCGAAATACGACATGGGCGCAACGACGATGTACTTCAAGTTGTCGGCGCACGCGCGGTCCCAGAACTGCTCGACGGGCACGGCTCCGGTGGTGAAGACTTTGGAATTCGTATCGATCTGGTCGCCCGCGAGGCGTCGCTGGGAGAGCAGCGCCAGGAGCGGGGCGTAGTCGCTCGCACCGGCGACTGCAAGACCAGCGACCCGTGCCAGAAAGGCGTGTGCAGCGCGGGCTTGTGCTCGTTCACGTCGACGTGCTGCCTGTCCGACGGCGAGTGCGACGACTTCAACCCATGCACGCAGGACGCGTGCGACAAGGGCAAGTGCGTGTACACGGCCGCAAGCGTGCCCGGCTGCTGCTCGCCGACGCCGCTCTCCAACAAGTTCGATGGGAGCGACGAAGGGTGGGCCTCGGACCCGGCGCAGGCCGGCCTCGACTGGCACTGGAAGGCGTGGAACAACGCGAAGTCGCCGCCGGGCGCGCTGCACTTCGGCGACAAGACCTGCATCCTCGGCGCGCCCGACGACCGCAAGGCCGGGCTGCACTGGCTCGAACGCCTGCGCGGGCTCGGTTCCGAGGAGTGGGCTTCGGCCTGGAAGATGGACGTGATCGTGCGCGACCATCCCGAGTTCTTCGCGGCGCTGCGGCGCTGGCTCGACGGCGGGCACGAGCTGGTGTTCGTGTTCGGCAACCACGACCTCGAACTGCATTGGCCGGCCGTCCAGGAGCGCGTGCGGCAGGCGATTGGCGGCGACACCACGCGCGTGCGCTTCTGCGAGTGGTTCTACGTCAGCGACGGCGACACGTTCGTCACGCACGGCCACCAGTACGACCCCTACTGC
It encodes the following:
- a CDS encoding DUF2493 domain-containing protein, with product MQFEVVVAEHEHQLVPAVEPAPQRREELGMVAHDHVHLPGRSPLLGTEPAQAFEPVQPGLAVVGRAEDAGLVAEVQRARRRLRVVPRLPVPVEAGLRRVRGPPFVAPIELVGERRRRAAAGHACGRVHALALVARVLRAWVEVVALAVGQAARRRERAQARAAHAFLARVAGLAVAGASDYAPLLALLSQRRLAGDQIDTNSKVFTTGAVPVEQFWDRACADNLKYIVVAPMSYFAPNTLAKRATILKHFRRDKPCRLPSAPKRWTMAGMKLALVGSRTFTDRALMAQTVAHFVERNPVREIVTGGAAGADALAEEVARDLALPVTVVRADWRRYGAAAGPIRNAEVVRLADAAIAFVDKPLIASKGTNDVVCRFRRAGKPVEVVQGPIAAT